One Nonomuraea angiospora DNA segment encodes these proteins:
- a CDS encoding S8 family peptidase, with the protein MRLRTLLAGAAALAATVAGLCTGPALHADSGDPIISPSLTAEVEAKSRVRSIIQLKPGQSVEAVARDIEKASEGSRVLESAQSPHFFVAEVDGPTLAKLKKDNRVQSVYKDELRMSTLDVSTAVIHSNRANQAGWTGRGTTVAVLDTGIDRDHPFFTGRIVDEACFSSSDASDGSVSLCPNNQPSQTGPGAADAETAQCVIKGANACSHGTHVAGIAAGRLATGAPSNGVAPEAGILPIQVFSRVDNPMTCLIGGVSAPCFLSYTSDQKLALEYVARVAKTHNIASVNMSLGGGGPYAQACDTEASAAAVKPEFDTLVGLGVAPVVAAGNNGFQNGVATPACISTAVAVGATDDSDALAAFTNRGPLLDLFAPGVNIRSSVPNNTYAEKSGTSMSAPHVAGMFALMKQAYPAFTVAQSLQRLQDTGTPIRYNAAGTSVTTTRIDAERATAGARA; encoded by the coding sequence GTGAGGCTACGAACTCTGTTGGCCGGCGCCGCGGCGCTGGCCGCAACAGTCGCCGGGCTCTGTACGGGCCCGGCGCTCCACGCCGACTCGGGCGATCCGATCATCAGCCCGTCGCTGACGGCGGAGGTCGAGGCGAAGTCCAGGGTGCGCTCCATCATCCAGCTCAAGCCCGGGCAGAGCGTCGAGGCCGTCGCGCGCGACATCGAGAAGGCGTCCGAGGGCAGCCGGGTCCTGGAGTCCGCGCAGTCACCGCACTTCTTCGTGGCCGAGGTGGACGGCCCCACGCTGGCCAAGCTCAAGAAGGACAACCGCGTCCAGTCCGTCTACAAGGACGAGCTGCGCATGTCCACCCTTGACGTCAGCACCGCCGTCATCCACTCGAACCGTGCTAACCAGGCCGGCTGGACCGGCCGGGGCACCACCGTCGCCGTCCTGGACACGGGGATCGACCGGGACCACCCGTTCTTCACCGGCCGGATCGTGGACGAGGCGTGCTTCTCCTCCTCCGACGCCAGCGACGGGTCCGTCTCGCTCTGCCCGAACAACCAGCCCAGCCAGACCGGTCCCGGCGCGGCGGACGCCGAGACCGCCCAGTGCGTCATCAAGGGTGCGAACGCCTGCTCCCACGGCACGCACGTGGCCGGCATCGCGGCCGGCCGGCTGGCCACGGGGGCGCCCTCCAACGGCGTCGCCCCCGAGGCCGGCATCCTGCCGATCCAGGTCTTCAGCCGCGTGGACAACCCGATGACCTGCCTGATCGGCGGCGTCTCCGCCCCGTGCTTCCTCAGCTACACCTCCGACCAGAAGCTGGCGCTCGAATACGTCGCGCGGGTGGCCAAGACCCACAACATCGCCTCGGTGAACATGAGCCTCGGCGGGGGCGGCCCGTACGCGCAGGCCTGTGACACCGAGGCGTCGGCCGCCGCGGTCAAGCCGGAGTTCGACACGCTGGTGGGCCTGGGCGTGGCCCCCGTGGTGGCGGCGGGCAACAACGGCTTCCAGAACGGCGTCGCCACCCCCGCGTGCATCTCCACCGCCGTCGCGGTGGGCGCCACCGACGACTCCGACGCCCTGGCCGCCTTCACCAACCGGGGGCCGCTGCTCGACCTGTTCGCGCCCGGTGTGAACATCAGGTCCTCCGTGCCGAACAACACGTACGCGGAGAAGAGCGGGACCTCGATGTCCGCGCCGCACGTGGCGGGGATGTTCGCGCTGATGAAGCAGGCGTACCCGGCCTTCACGGTCGCGCAGAGCCTGCAGCGGCTGCAGGATACGGGCACGCCCATCCGCTACAACGCGGCGGGCACCTCAGTGACCACCACGCGGATCGACGCCGAGCGCGCCACCGCGGGCGCCCGCGCCTGA
- a CDS encoding helix-turn-helix domain-containing protein: MSPGRNWREVKAEAHRLYPELADPQRQAAADAQLDAYVAGHHLKELRKSVGKTQSEVAAALGISQARVS, from the coding sequence ATGAGTCCTGGACGCAATTGGCGTGAGGTCAAGGCGGAAGCGCACCGGTTGTACCCAGAGTTGGCCGATCCACAGCGTCAGGCCGCCGCCGATGCGCAGTTGGACGCGTACGTCGCAGGCCACCACCTGAAAGAACTGCGCAAGTCCGTAGGCAAGACGCAATCCGAGGTCGCGGCCGCCCTCGGGATCTCTCAGGCACGGGTCTCTTAA